The following are from one region of the Baumannia cicadellinicola str. Hc (Homalodisca coagulata) genome:
- the nadD gene encoding nicotinate-nucleotide adenylyltransferase: protein MAKRLLTAFYGGTFDPIHHGHLQPVIALAQLVNLKQVILLPNHIPLHRPLPKATPQQRLRMTRLAIADTPGKLFVIDERELRRNTPSWTVETFKVLRSEYGPMAPLGLIIGQDSLLTLPQWHRSQELFELCHILVCARPGYQYGIAGYKNNNWMEYRFTDDPSALNYQPAGLVYCAETPELAISASDIRGRVHAILPYYDLLTHSVHAYINKQGLYR, encoded by the coding sequence ATGGCTAAAAGATTATTAACTGCGTTCTATGGTGGAACCTTTGATCCTATTCATCATGGTCATTTACAACCCGTGATAGCATTAGCACAGTTAGTTAATTTAAAACAAGTAATCCTGTTACCAAATCATATTCCACTACATCGTCCGTTACCAAAGGCAACACCTCAGCAACGATTAAGAATGACACGATTAGCTATTGCTGATACTCCAGGTAAGCTATTTGTGATTGATGAACGTGAATTACGCCGTAATACGCCATCTTGGACAGTAGAAACATTTAAAGTTTTACGTAGTGAATATGGTCCTATGGCACCACTAGGTTTAATTATCGGTCAAGATTCATTATTAACACTACCACAGTGGCACCGAAGTCAAGAACTATTTGAACTATGCCATATTCTAGTTTGCGCTCGACCTGGTTACCAGTATGGTATCGCTGGATATAAGAATAATAACTGGATGGAATATCGTTTTACTGATGATCCCTCTGCACTTAACTACCAACCAGCTGGACTTGTATATTGCGCCGAAACCCCAGAATTAGCTATATCAGCTAGTGATATTCGTGGGCGTGTACATGCCATACTACCGTACTATGATCTATTGACACATTCGGTACATGCTTATATTAATAAGCAAGGTTTATACCGTTAG